The Quercus lobata isolate SW786 chromosome 4, ValleyOak3.0 Primary Assembly, whole genome shotgun sequence genome segment AAAAATTtcgtttattttaatataaaagttCATTTCTGTTTAGgccatttttgaaaaacattcacataataatataaattttttatttattaaaatttatttatttttaattgtttctctctcattttgtaCATCCATCAAACAGCATTCCACAACTGAAAATCAAAATCTTATCAACACCAATATTCTTAAACAATAACGTGGGTTTGGTCTTTTGGGTGAAGATTACGAAtttattaatctaaaaaaaagaaaaagaaattgtccTTGTTGATAATAATTAATTGaagcattaaaattttttttttcctgatatgTTAAAAATTTCTTCATAAGATCACGATGGATTGGAATATAGTTGGTAAtggaaatttagaaaaaaaatgaatttggtCATGTAGAGACTGGAGACCCATTAACCGTCATGCACGTCTTGTAGAATTAGAACTAAACGTGACTGTGAGCATCAGATCCTAATCCTCTTCACTCTTCTCTCTTCTACAACAAATGGCCAAAAGGCATTTCCATTTATTTCTAAACCTTTTTCTTCTAATCTTCCTTCGACACTCTTCACATCAAGTCACAATAAATTTAAGTACACAAGCTTTGACTTTTGTACAGccaacttctttttcttcagccaattttcttcttccttcagcgTGTTCCCACATGCTTAGTCTAGAAACATGTATTTTTGGCTCAGTCGAGTACGCATGCTACACTTCCATATCTTTAGGTCTCGTTTGGTAGAGgggtttgagtaatgttatttgtaattttttataatacgtatgggtgaaaaagtatgtaaaaaagtgtataatattctttaaaaactgaaaataaattatttaacaaCCCTACCAAACGCACTTTTaattgttaaaacttaaaatacacCAAATAAATACACCTTTGGTTTAATATAAAGGGGGGAAAACTATAGCATTCCACGTGGATCATGTATACAGGGTGAGATTAATTAAAGATGATCAGACTGACCATAACCCCCAAAATTCTTGCACcaaatttcttctctctctctatcgtTATAAATTTGCCACTTCTTGAGATTCTATACATAGCCAAATTAGCCTTCCTTCACAATAAACACTTGTACCAATTGCCTCTTCAACCATATTGCAGATGGGGCTTTCCCAATGGAGTTCACCTCCACCgtcctcttcttttttcatgCATGCTTTTATCCTTCTCTGGTGGTGTGGCTTGTTAGTCACCCCTGTTGTTGGCGGGAATAATGAGACTGATCGGTTGGCGTTGCTTGAGTTCAAAGCCAAGATCACTAAtgatcctctccaggttttgAGCTCTTGGAATGACAGCATCCACTTTTGTCTATGGCGAGGGGTTACTTGTGGACGTCGACATCAGAGGGTCATTGTGTTGGACCTGCAATCTTCGAAACTGGTAGGCTCTATATCACCACATGTTggtaatttaagttttttgaagAATCTAACACTCTTAAACAACAACTTTCATAATGAAATTCCTTCAGAAATTGATCATTTACGCAGATTGCAAATCCTACAAATGTACAATAACACACTTAGTGGCAAAATTCCAAGAAATTTATCCCATTGCACCAACCTCAAATTCATTAATTTCGGTCGCAACCTTTTAGATGGGGAAATCCCTACAACTCTTGGCACTTTGTCAAAACTCCAATTCGtttcttttgaaataaataatttgataggaAGTATCCCACCTTTTTTCGGTAACTTATCCTCTCTAGAAGTGTTTGGTGCATTATCTAATAACTTGGGTGGGAGTATCCCTCATTCTTTTGGCCAATTGACGAAACTTACAATTTTTGCTGTAGCTTCAAATAGGTTGTTTGGAAGAATTCCTCGTTCAATCTTCAATTTGTCTTCGTTACAAAGTTTTGATGTAGGATTCAACCAAATCCAAGGGCACCTTCCATCTGACATAGGTATCACCCTACAAAATATCGAATTTTTAAGCATTATGGGCAATCAATTTACTGGACCTATCCCTATTTCAATATCTAATGCCTCAAATCTACATACACTTCAATTTTCTAGAAATAAATTAAGTGGAAAAGTTCCTTCTTTGGAGAAGTTAAACAGAGTTTTATACTTTTCCATATTCGAGAATGAGCTTGGAAATGGAGGGGCAAATGACTTgagttttctttgttctttaacAAATGCCACATATCTAAGGGACTTGCTGatacaaataaataactttGAGGGAGAATTGCCCAAGTGCATTGTCAATTTCTCAACTACTCTCACTAGTTTGGGtttagaacaaaataaaatatctgggAACATTCCTCTTGGGATAGGAAATCTGATCAATTTGGAGGTGGTGGGCTTGGGCGACACTAAATTATCAGGTAACATTCCTTTTGAAATTGGAAAACTTCGAAAGTTACAAGATTTGGATTTATCTCAAAACAATTTCTTTGGGAACATTCCTTCCTCTCTTGGAAATTTAACTCTATTgataaacttgaatttagaGGCTAATAATCTTCAAGGAAGCGTCCCTTTGAGTCTAGTCAAGTGTCAAAATATGAATGATTTGACTCTTGCCAATAACAATCTCAGTGGTACCATATCATATCAAGTTATTGGTCTCTCATTCTCACTAATCACTCTAGACTTGTCAGCCAACAAATTTACTGGTGTTCTTCCTATAGAAGtaggaaatttcaaaaatttagaattCTTGGATATTTCTGAAAATATGTTTGTTGGAAAAATTCCAACAAGTCTTGGTAGCTGTGTAAAACTAGAATTTCTAGTCATGAGAAGCAACTTCTTTCAAGGGGTCATTCCTTCATCTTTGGAATCATTAAGGGGTCTTCAAGTTTTAGatctttccaaaaacaatttctctggaaatattccaaaatttttggagagCTTTATCTTCTTGGAGTTATTGAATTTGTCTTATAACCATTTTGAGGGTAAGGTACCAACAGAGGGAGTTTTCAAGAACACAAGTGCAACTTCAATTAAGGGAAATACTGAGCTATGTGGAGGAGTTCCAAAGTTCAAGCTTCCTGTATGCAAATAcaataaatccaagaaaagGAAGTTGACTCATTCCTTGAAGCTAATAATCTCTATACTTTCTGGAATTTTTGGTGTAACTTTGGTGGTTTCATTTctacttctcttttctttcaaaagaaagagaagagaaagtaCTTTAAataattcacaaaattttttttttaatgtatctTACCAAAGTCTACTAAAAGCTACAGATGCATTCTCCTCCACTAATTTAATTGGTGTGGGAAGCTATGGATCTGTGTATAGAGAAATTCTCGATCAAGATAGACATGTAGTTGCTATCAAGGTGCTCAATCTTTCGCACCATGGAGCTTCAAAGAGTTTCATTGCTGAATGTGAGGCTTTGCGAAATATCAGACATCGGAATCTGGTAAAGGTATTCACAGCATGTTCAAGTGTTGACTACCAAGGTCATAATTTCAAAGCATTAGTATACGAGTTCATGACTAATGGCAACCTAGACGAGTGGTTGCATCCAATTTCAAGAACAAATGAGGTTCCTGAGGAGCAAATGAATTTGAAGCTTCTTCAAAGACTGAATATTGCTATTGATGTTGCAAATGCATTGGaatatcttcatcatcattgtcatacACCAATTGCTCATTGCGACCTTAAGCCTAGAAATGTTCTTCTTGATGGTGAAATGATTGGACATGTTGGTGACTTTGGCTTGGCAAGGTTCCTTCGTGAGGCCAGCCAAGAATGTCATGCTAATCAATCAAGCTCTATCGGATTAAGAGGAACAATTGGTTATGCTCCTCCAGGTGAGtatcttttctatttttgaacaataattttttttttctttcttaatatttCTTGATGTACTTTCAAGCATGGAATAGCTTAAGGAAGCCTTCTAGAAGATGGAGCATGTCCCGAAAGAAATTTCCACTTGTCATAATTTTTTACCTTTTATATGCAACTAAAGAGCTCTTTCAAAGTTGTgctgttagaattttttttttttttttaatatgaaacactGTCAAtcatattgtaaattttatgtgCAATTGCAGAATATGGTTTGGGAAACGAGGTGTCAACTTATGGTGATGTCTACAGTTATGGCATACTATTATTGGAGATGTTTACAGGAAAAAGGCCCACTgataacattttcaaaaacaactTGAACCTTCATGATTTTGTTAAAGGAGCTTTGCCCGAACAAGTGATTAACATTGTGGATCCTATTATCCTTTGGGAAAGAGAAGATATGGAAACAAGGACAAATGATGCTcacattcaaaatcaaataggAAGTCCCAAAATTCTAGAgtgcttgattttgatatttggaATTGGAGTTTCTTGTTCTATAGAATCTCCAAGAGAAAGGATGGACATTAGTGATGTTGTAGCTCAGTTGCATTTAATTAGAGAAAAGCTCCTTAGAATTAGAATCCGCCGAGAAAGACTTCAACTTACAGGTAAATTGTTTATTACACAGTACTTGCTCTAGCACCCACTCCTAGTCCAAGAATCATCATTAAAGCTGCATATGTTTCGCATGtaaactaaaatctgaaaatgttttacactCGGATTGGtcaaactgaaaaataaaataaaatgttttacatgcATGtaaactaaaatctgaaaataaagtcaaactgaaaatagaaatcaatttgACTATAAAATAAACTTCCCAGTTCCCATGCCGTCAATGAATTTCCCTTTCCATTTTACCTTCAATAGATTTCCGAATTTGTCATTCCTCACACATTTCTCTCACACACTCCTCACACACCCCGAAACTCATCCTTAAGCTCACCTCAGCTCCACCCCCATGCACCAACGACAGAGAGACGCAGCTCCACCCCACACTTTGTCGAAGGTCTGATGTCCACCCACACTCCAACGCCAGTTCAGTGAgttttctcccttttcttctcttttctcacaTTCACCCACTTTGAGCTCTGCATGTACCCAATCCACCAAGGCAAAAATCTCCCTCACGCCGGTGAAGCCATACCCACCTCCAACATCTCCGATCCGTCATCGGCGAAGCCAAtctatgggtttgggttttgatttgtggaGGAGCATGATTGattggggtttgggttttgaggaGAGTGACGTGTAGGTTACGATTTAGGTTTTGGTGGTGGTCGATCTAAGATTTGGTTGTCAGAGTGGGCATTAGCATGGGGTCGTGGTGTTGTGGGTGGACTTGGGTTCGTGGGGCGGTGGGTAGTAGCTCGCCGTGGGTCTTGGGATTGATATTTGTGGAGTGGTTgatttgagtttaatttttctgggtttgagaAGTCTTAAATATATGTCTGGATTTGAAATTGGGGTTTCAAATATATGCCTGGGTTTGAATTCATTTGTTCTTAAGTTCCATTAAAGTTCTctaaggtattttttttttttcaatgtgttGCTAGCAATTTGTGACTCTTTTTTGTGGTTtaattttgaagccaatttggtaTAAAACGTGGGATCAATTGTTGTGCTATATTTTGGGGTTATATTTTGATAGATTTGTGGTTTATACTTTGATGGTATTGCTTGGTTTGATTTGCATTAGTTTTCTAGGTGTACGTTCTTCATGTTTacgtatgttcttcatgtttgtgAATGGTGAGAAACtaattttaatcttgtttttattttgtttttttggtttttcttgttttgggaggagagagatataaaatggatgtaaaaagacttatttacccttcttttttaatagaGGTGGGTAACAGAGAAGTAATGGAGGGAATcacaagtgggtaaagtgtcaaaaatgaaaccacGAGTAGGCAAatcaaattagaggcaaaccacaggtgggtaaagtgtaattatccttTAAGATTTTTCCAATTTGTTTTCTATGATTTAGAATGAGCCCTTTTTTGTCCCCTCCTCCTCAAATTGTTTGTTGAAaaatacataaatcaaaataacGTTTAAGCAATTTACGGATTTGATTATCTCTGCCATAGGTGTGGTTGAGATTATTGGCATTGTACTCACACTCCGAACTTTTTATTGAGACACCTTTGATGACTTTGATGTAAACAGTGGCTTAAATTACTCCAAGAAGTTTAACTAATTTACTGGGAACGATTTAGTTGTTTATAATCTTAATTAATTACTCACAAATACCTGGATAACCATTTCCATAAAACATTTAATGAGTTTGGGATTCAACAACTGAACCTTCTAGCATTATTTTGAATCCTCTTACAGTCTTACTATGGTTGTTTTTTAAGCTATGGGTGATGAATAGTTTTTTTCAATTCCTTCCTCTTGAAGGGAAAAACCTCATTCACCGCATAGCATCAATCTATTTTGAAAACCAAAGAATGCTCTTCCCATACATAGAAACGATTTCCCTTCATATTTAGAGAGATAATTGTCATCCTTGAATGTAGGTACAGAGGTCCAATGACCTTATTGGAAGGTGCCATCATGACCTGAAGAGGTTTTCATTTTGTATCGGAAGGTGCCATCATGACTTGATGAAgaggttttgattttgtatgaATTTGTAGCATATTAGCTTCTTGTATTTGTCCTTTTTCTATGTAATATTATCCATGAAATAATTTGTAGCCGtaatattactttaaaaaataataaagattcTGTGGTGGTAGGCTTttatggccaaatcacattaaaATTGTTGTcttccttcttttgtttgacttcatctataaatatatatatatatatatatatatatatatatacatatatatatacacacacacacatatacatatattaatagTCGAATCTtcgagaaaatccaattagattttaaatgggattctcaattttgcaccacatgtttatttaatatttaattttgtgccaagtaaattattgattgtaaaaattgaagagttcAAATCCAATTGGAttcaaaattggatttcaattgaagtccaattttccACCATGTGtttatctaagtttttaatttttctggccagtgaattattgggttaaaaatcgaagagtctaaaaccaattaattCTAAATCATATGAATCATCTGAGAAACCAtttcatattttagaaatgtatgattttaaaaaagtgTAAGCTAATATCATGTATAAtctaaacattttctttaaaaaaatgtataatttgaattgtaagtatgattatttttaattgtatcgGTGCATATACACGGAGCTACATACTAGATTTTATAAAAGGAACGTTACAGTTTCGAGCATTGGATAACACTAGCAGCAATCAAGGTTTCTGGTTTGCTAATTAATGGTTCCTTTGCCACTGAAATTATTAGCACTAAATCAAATGTTTGTCACCCATAATTTGATGATTACGTACAAGAAAAAGCAATACGTTCTTGCAAGATCATATCATTAATGAGGGTCTTTTATGAGAAGCACCCAATAGTTGCTTGCTGGTGTTGTAATGAGGGCCTTTTATGCTCAACAAgatctctccctttttttttttttcctttttcttttttctttttttgtgctttCGAGATAGTTTCTTTTGAAGTATACACAATATAACGTTATTTTAAATTCTGAATAATGCGATActagatatagatatatatatatatatatatatatatatatttatatatttatatattttaatttctaatatttaatattaatgaagaaattgatcaatttccaattcaagaaaagaacaaaga includes the following:
- the LOC115984689 gene encoding probable LRR receptor-like serine/threonine-protein kinase At3g47570, whose product is MGLSQWSSPPPSSSFFMHAFILLWWCGLLVTPVVGGNNETDRLALLEFKAKITNDPLQVLSSWNDSIHFCLWRGVTCGRRHQRVIVLDLQSSKLVGSISPHVGNLSFLKNLTLLNNNFHNEIPSEIDHLRRLQILQMYNNTLSGKIPRNLSHCTNLKFINFGRNLLDGEIPTTLGTLSKLQFVSFEINNLIGSIPPFFGNLSSLEVFGALSNNLGGSIPHSFGQLTKLTIFAVASNRLFGRIPRSIFNLSSLQSFDVGFNQIQGHLPSDIGITLQNIEFLSIMGNQFTGPIPISISNASNLHTLQFSRNKLSGKVPSLEKLNRVLYFSIFENELGNGGANDLSFLCSLTNATYLRDLLIQINNFEGELPKCIVNFSTTLTSLGLEQNKISGNIPLGIGNLINLEVVGLGDTKLSGNIPFEIGKLRKLQDLDLSQNNFFGNIPSSLGNLTLLINLNLEANNLQGSVPLSLVKCQNMNDLTLANNNLSGTISYQVIGLSFSLITLDLSANKFTGVLPIEVGNFKNLEFLDISENMFVGKIPTSLGSCVKLEFLVMRSNFFQGVIPSSLESLRGLQVLDLSKNNFSGNIPKFLESFIFLELLNLSYNHFEGKVPTEGVFKNTSATSIKGNTELCGGVPKFKLPVCKYNKSKKRKLTHSLKLIISILSGIFGVTLVVSFLLLFSFKRKRRESTLNNSQNFFFNVSYQSLLKATDAFSSTNLIGVGSYGSVYREILDQDRHVVAIKVLNLSHHGASKSFIAECEALRNIRHRNLVKVFTACSSVDYQGHNFKALVYEFMTNGNLDEWLHPISRTNEVPEEQMNLKLLQRLNIAIDVANALEYLHHHCHTPIAHCDLKPRNVLLDGEMIGHVGDFGLARFLREASQECHANQSSSIGLRGTIGYAPPEYGLGNEVSTYGDVYSYGILLLEMFTGKRPTDNIFKNNLNLHDFVKGALPEQVINIVDPIILWEREDMETRTNDAHIQNQIGSPKILECLILIFGIGVSCSIESPRERMDISDVVAQLHLIREKLLRIRIRRERLQLTGKEDDVTLQLDLFMNVANQVQRAIDPIGSCRNSQISNFFVQSSFDLTNLLEAPWDTPHRCIPSLLIHFCRILQPLI